A window of Diorhabda carinulata isolate Delta chromosome 7, icDioCari1.1, whole genome shotgun sequence contains these coding sequences:
- the LOC130896640 gene encoding retinaldehyde-binding protein 1-like, whose product MEENCAKWIEKPDNYVCRLSADTQKIAKEELREDEHTRKTALASMREWIMQNPKIKMCRMDGKFLLRFLRFKKFHITLAQECLERYVLLRQTFGVAFNCLDITIPMMLDLTNLGYMFVCPQRDRLGRRVIVYRPGVFDLYQFSNADMCRIHGIVYETLMEDEENQVRGFVHFADGQGVGFPYLTLFSIKEAVRIVKNGEKTLPMRHKEIHGMNVHPSMKFALDFGMSLISEKIRHRVTLYKDIEEVIQSEKIEVDILPKEYGGTIPMAKMIELWKKELYAAHPILMSHDRMEVNEELFSAKAKEGAVSALKRNVTSCGSEGDSLCGITGNFRRLEVD is encoded by the exons atg gAAGAGAATTGTGCCAAATGGATAGAAAAACCGGATAACTATGTCTGCAGATTGTCCGCAGATACCCAAAAAATTGCTAAAGAGGAGCTGCGTGAAGATGAGCATACCCGTAAAACTGCGCTGGCCTCTATGCGAGAATGGATTATGCAAAATCCCAAAATCAAAATGTGCCGTATGG ATGGAAAATTCTTGCTGCGATTTTTGCGttttaaaaagtttcatataACCCTTGCACAAGAATGTCTTGAACGTTATGTCCTCTTGCGTCAGACATTTGGAGTCGCCTTCAATTGCTTGGACATTACAATACCGATGATGTTAGATTTAACTAATTTGGGATATATGTTTGTATGTCCTCAAAGAGATCGATTGGGAAGAAGAGTTATTGTTTACAGACCAG GTGTATTCGATCTTTACCAATTCTCCAATGCAGATATGTGTCGAATCCATGGTATAGTATACGAAACTTTGATGGAAGATGAAGAGAATCAAGTTCGTGGATTTGTACACTTCGCCGATGGACAAGGTGTTGGATTTCCGTATTTGACTCTGTTTAGTATCAAAGAGGCTGTGCGTATAGTTAAAAATGGAGAG AAAACCCTCCCAATGAGACATAAAGAAATTCACGGTATGAATGTACATCCTTCTATGAAATTTGCCCTTGATTTCGGAATGTCTCTAATTTCTGAAAAGATTCGTCATCGAGTGACGCTTTATAAAGACATAGAGGAAGTAATCCAGAGCGAAAAGATAGAAGTTGATATCTTGCCTAAAGAATATGGAGGAACTATTCCAATGGCAAAAATGATAG AATTATGGAAGAAAGAATTATATGCTGCCCACCCAATATTGATGTCCCACGATCGAATGGAAGTTAACGAAGAACTATTCAGTGCTAAAGCAAAGGAAGGTGCAGTGTCAGCTCTAAAAAGGAATGTTACATCTTGTGGTTCTGAAGGCGATTCCCTTTGTGGAATAACGGGCAATTTTAGAAGACTGGAAGTAGATTAG